Proteins co-encoded in one Myxococcus xanthus genomic window:
- a CDS encoding gamma-glutamylcyclotransferase family protein, whose protein sequence is MLYFAYGSNLDRAQMRTRCPGATVEARATLPGHTLVFGGFSHRWGGAVANLQRVRGAHVEGL, encoded by the coding sequence ATGCTCTACTTCGCCTACGGCTCCAACCTCGACAGGGCCCAAATGCGCACGCGCTGCCCTGGCGCCACCGTCGAGGCCCGGGCCACCCTTCCCGGCCACACCCTGGTGTTTGGCGGATTCAGCCACCGCTGGGGCGGCGCCGTCGCCAACCTCCAGCGCGTGCGCGGCGCCCACGTCGAGGGGCTG
- a CDS encoding amidoligase family protein — protein MKTLRFGIEIETVGASRQKLAYAIQSAVGGHVSGDYRDWQVTDAQGRTWKVVADASLSGGERSGEIVSPILTYQDMDALQQVVRAAREAGARADASTGIHIHVDGSRFDAKGVTNLVKMVHKQERLLETALGVSAARLARYCRPIDAAFLQRLEARRPRTLQDVNEAWYGRRNSMPNRYDSSRYHGLNLNSLFFRGTIEFRYFNGSVHAGEVKAYVQLVLALAARALASKAASSKRRDFNPATAKYDFRVFLLHLGLIGEEFKTARLHLLKKLEGSAAWKGQRRDRRGSGGGEDGSPGSEGPQSAQGGAGATQGGAPAEAMAAA, from the coding sequence ATGAAGACGCTCCGGTTTGGAATTGAGATTGAGACGGTTGGCGCCAGCCGCCAGAAGCTGGCCTACGCGATTCAGAGCGCGGTGGGTGGGCACGTTTCTGGCGACTACCGGGACTGGCAGGTGACGGACGCCCAGGGCCGCACCTGGAAGGTGGTGGCGGACGCCTCGCTGAGCGGGGGCGAGCGCAGCGGCGAAATCGTCTCCCCCATCCTCACCTACCAGGACATGGACGCCCTACAGCAGGTGGTGCGCGCCGCGCGCGAGGCCGGCGCACGCGCCGACGCCTCCACCGGCATCCACATCCACGTCGACGGCAGCCGCTTCGACGCGAAGGGCGTCACCAACTTGGTGAAGATGGTGCACAAGCAGGAGCGCCTCCTGGAGACGGCCCTCGGGGTGAGCGCGGCTCGGCTCGCCCGGTACTGCCGGCCCATCGACGCGGCCTTCCTCCAGCGACTGGAGGCCCGGCGCCCCCGCACCCTCCAGGATGTGAATGAGGCTTGGTACGGGCGCCGCAACAGCATGCCCAACCGCTACGACTCCAGCCGCTACCACGGCCTCAACCTCAACAGCCTCTTCTTCCGGGGCACGATTGAATTCCGGTACTTCAACGGCTCGGTACACGCAGGCGAAGTGAAGGCCTACGTCCAACTGGTGTTGGCCCTGGCCGCCCGGGCCCTGGCCTCGAAGGCCGCCTCCAGCAAGCGCCGCGACTTCAACCCCGCCACCGCGAAGTACGACTTCCGGGTGTTCCTCCTCCACCTGGGCCTCATCGGCGAGGAATTCAAGACGGCCCGCCTCCACCTCCTCAAGAAGCTGGAGGGCAGCGCCGCATGGAAGGGGCAGCGCCGCGACAGGCGCGGCTCGGGCGGGGGCGAGGACGGCTCGCCCGGCAGCGAGGGCCCGCAGAGCGCGCAGGGCGGCGCTGGGGCCACGCAGGGCGGAGCGCCCGCCGAAGCCATGGCCGCCGCGTGA
- a CDS encoding DUF2924 domain-containing protein: MPRTTASKTKKLESMNLTELRARYREVVGEETRSPNKKYLIRRIEESLAAKKRRSPSRRATAAAPSAPPAPAAPAATPAAGTQPAPKRGRFAGMSLEELQAKYREVVGRPTGSSDISYLKWKIREAEAGRVPVGPRPERELKVREDGKRVIPLSFEAEALEGLDKTWRDAGIPSRTEFFRRAVHRELTAMGATEAAAHFATKAEG, from the coding sequence ATGCCCCGCACCACCGCCTCAAAGACGAAGAAGCTGGAATCCATGAACCTGACGGAGCTGCGTGCCCGCTACCGCGAAGTGGTGGGCGAGGAGACGCGCAGCCCCAACAAGAAGTACCTCATCCGCCGCATCGAGGAGTCCCTCGCCGCGAAGAAGCGGCGCAGCCCTTCCCGCAGGGCGACGGCCGCCGCCCCCAGCGCGCCTCCGGCGCCCGCCGCACCGGCCGCTACCCCGGCCGCAGGCACGCAGCCTGCCCCCAAGCGCGGGCGCTTCGCTGGCATGTCGCTGGAGGAGTTGCAGGCGAAGTACCGCGAAGTCGTGGGGCGCCCGACGGGTAGCAGCGACATCTCCTACCTCAAGTGGAAGATTCGGGAGGCGGAGGCCGGCCGCGTGCCGGTGGGCCCGCGTCCCGAGCGCGAGCTGAAGGTGCGCGAGGACGGCAAGCGCGTCATCCCCCTCTCCTTCGAGGCGGAGGCCCTGGAAGGCCTCGACAAGACCTGGCGCGACGCGGGCATCCCGAGCCGGACGGAGTTCTTCCGACGCGCGGTCCACCGCGAACTCACTGCCATGGGCGCCACCGAGGCCGCAGCGCACTTCGCCACGAAGGCTGAGGGGTAA
- a CDS encoding DUF6900 domain-containing protein — protein MAPRKPRPTSTAKPTRAPEATLERIASEALNIETLKTRNSDSLDFHDVAVWRLREALEAAYQAGLSAASSARSK, from the coding sequence ATGGCACCCCGCAAGCCACGCCCTACCAGCACCGCGAAGCCCACCCGGGCGCCCGAGGCAACTCTCGAACGCATCGCAAGCGAAGCGCTCAACATTGAAACCCTGAAGACACGCAACAGCGACAGCCTCGACTTCCACGACGTGGCGGTGTGGCGGCTGAGGGAGGCCCTCGAAGCCGCCTACCAAGCCGGCCTGAGCGCCGCCAGCAGCGCCCGCAGCAAGTAG